A window of Fusarium fujikuroi IMI 58289 draft genome, chromosome FFUJ_chr10 genomic DNA:
ATTTAGGCATAAGTGCGTGGAAGAAGCGGACTTATTAATCGTTAAGATGGCTTCTAGGGGCACCTTTTGTGTCTTGGAGGACAAGAAAGACAGGAAGTGAAGTTTCAGCCTGAGAGATACCTGAGGACTCTGAACCAATCAAAACATAGTGGTGAACCAACACGATGTCGAGATTGGCCTTCTCTCGTTACCAAGTAGAGACCAATGAACAGCTTTTGAAACTCATTCATTCCTCTATTAAGCCCTTTCAATCACCGCTCAGTGCTTTGGTCTGGGCAACCTTTGTGCTCAGTGCGATGACAGTGTGATGCTTCGTACAAGACCCACCATACGCCTTGAGATTGTCACCATCAATGTAATACATGTGCAACAAAACCAGCTCCAATGTATCATCCTCGCTAACAAGCCCCTTCGCCACTGCTCGCTATTCCATCAAGTAACATCCATAATCCATCCCAGCTTAGAAATCCCTCCATCAGCAGATCTCGGATATCCGAACCTCTCCAAAAATTGCCCAAAACGGCAAACCGGGTCTCGTCAGATAATCCAACGTCGCTAGTTTCAAGTTTCACAGCCTATGACAGCTAAGCATTTGCGAAATGCTGACGGGATCTACAATTTTATCGAAAGGCGCACGATTGACATGCCAAGGTGAATGAATAGCCCCACTGATCTGGACATAGAGGGCGCGAGGGTAATATTGGTTGATGGAGATATATGCGAATCCAAAAATGGAGACATTATGGATGTAGATATTTAAGATGGCCGTGGTGACATCAAGAATTGAAAACACAAACAGCCAATTTCGCAATTTACAACATGGGTTCTCTTTATCACAAcgacgagcttgaagcaGTATGCTCAGCTCTCCAATCCATAACCCAACGCTTAGCATCAACAACGCAAGATGTTAAAAACGACCCTATCATCAAAGTCGCACAACCCTCAGACGTTCCCTACCTCCAAAAGATAGGAACACCAGGTCAAGCCCACTCAATCGACCAAGTCCTCCAAGAAGCCTTCACCGCATTCGACCACCGCATGCGCGTCAACCACCCTCGCTTCATGGGCTTCATCCCCTCTCCCACATCGCCCGTAGCTTGGCTAGGCGACATAGTAGCCAGTGCATTCAATGCACTCGGTGCTTCGAAGCTTCAAGCCTCAGGACCTGTTGTTATTGAGAAGACGTTGATTGAGTGGTTGGCGAGGAGGGTTGGGTTTCCCGCCAGTGCAGGGGGGATCTGTGTCTCTGGTGGTTCAATGGCGAATCTGATGGGGATTGTGCTTGCGCGAGATCGCTTTGTGCCACGTGGTGAAACGGGCAAGGCCGTGGCCTATCTCTCGGACCAGACGCATTATTCTGTTGCGAAAGCTATGAGGATGCTAGGGTTCGACAAAGAGCAGATCCGACGACTGCCTGCGGATGAAGACTTTAGACTTGACCCGGCTCTTTTGGCCAAAACAATTCAGGATGATCGCAAAGCCGGTCTTGTACCATTTTTGGTGGTTGGGACTTGTGGAACAACAAACACAGGCGCCATCGATCCTCTACCCGAAATCGCAGAGATTTGCCAAAGGGAACAGATCTGGCTGCACGTCGATGGCGCCTACGGCGCTTCAGCAACTCTATCCGCGACACGCCACGAGACAGTCGATGGCCTCAAGTACGCCGACAGCATGTCATGGGACGCGCACAAGTGGCTTTTCCAAACCTACAGCTGCGGTCTCCTCTTGGTAAAGGACAAGGCGAATCTGGTCCGAAGCTTTGCGAACGAGGGAGATTATCTGCGTGATGGCGTAGcgattgaagatgaggatattcCAAACTTTTGGAACTACAGCATGGAACTTACTAGACCTGCATCGCGGGCTATGAAGTTGTGGTTTACACTCAGGGTCATTGGTGTCGAGAGGATTGGGGAGATGATTGATCATGGATTCGATCTTGCTGAGCgggcggaggaggagttgagaAAACTACCTGACTGGGAGATTGTCAGCGCTGCTAGCTTGGGCGTCATAACATTCCGTTATGCGCCTGAGGGCCTAACAAAAGATGAGCTCGAGATTATCAACACTGATATCTCAAAGAGTCTCATCTCGAGTAACAAGGCTGGCATCTTGACTACCAAGGTTCGAGGAAAAGTAGCCTTGAGGATCTGCGCACTGAGTCCGCAGTTAGCGCTGGACGACATGTCAGAGATAATCCACGAAGCCAATCTTCTCGCCACAAACAGCACAAACACTAGCAATGGAGTAAAACATTAgactttttcttttcatcagATTAATAATTAAACAATCATGATCAACATTAGATTCCAAAGAGTTACAGCGATATCGCAACTGATAAGATGTGTGCTGATAACATTGGTGTAGGGTGAGCTCGGTTTTCCGAACCGAGCTACTCCGAAGCCGGGCCGGATATAAATGGAGACGATTGATAAGCGCTGATTGGCGCTGCGGGTTTGGAATCAAATTGCACCGTCTCCGCAGACGCCGCAGGCACCGCACGtgtttttctctcttctggAACGCGTCGTTCGGCATTCACACCGTCTAGAGATAAGTCAGTCCACATTTGCGTCACCGCCCTCGAAGATGCCGCCAACAATTCCATGAGTCAATAGCACTAATTAcataaatttactttttactttaactTGCTCAGCCGTGAACACCGATGTTTATCACGGTATCAGCTAATATGGCGCTAAAATTTGATGATTTCCACCTTGTTCCATGACCGGGCCCGGCCCCTGATAACGCGGGCTCCACAACTGATTGCTTTTTCCTGAGCCGTTCCGTTTCTTTCAGTCGCGTTCCGTCGAAGCTTCTCGTTTTTAAACCTTTTCTCCCTCCCCTTCTTTTCGTCCTTCTAGATTTCTTCAATCGATATCACGAAACACAATCATCACAATGTCTTCAGCTTTTGTTCAGCGCCCTGCTCCCGACTTCTCGGCTACTACCCTCTTCCCCGGAGGCGAGTTCAGAGACATCAAGCTTTCTGACTTCAAGGGACAATGGTACGATTTCACGCTCCCCTCCCCTGAGAACCTGGATGGACGGAATTACTGACTGAGAATCTGTAGGGTCGTTCTCCTCTTCTACCCCATGGACTTCACCTTCGTCTGCCCTACCGAGATCATCCAGTACAACAACGCCCTCGACCGCTTCCGCGAGATCAACACCACCGTCCTCGGCGTTTCCACTGACTCCCACTTCACCCACCTCGCGTGGGTTGAGAAGCCCCGCAAGCAGGGCGGTCTGGGCCCCGACCTGGAGCTCCCCCTCATCGCCGACAAGTCCACCAAGATCTCGCGCAGCTACGGCGTGCTGATCGAGGACGAGGGCATCGCGCTCCGcggcctcttcatcatcgacccCAAGGGCGTCCTCCGCCAGATCACCGTCAACGACCTCCCCGTCGGCCGCGACGTTGAGGAGACGATCCGCCTCGTCAAGGCCTTCCAGTTCACCGACGAGTACGGCGAGGTGTGCCCTGCCGGATGGCAGGAGGGTGGAAAGACCATGAAGGCTGACCCCAAGGGAAGCCTGGAGTACTTCAATGAGCAGGGAGAGAATGGTGAGTCCCGGAAGCGACCCAGGACTGAGTAAAATTGGACCTGGACACCATTCGTGGACAGCGCAAGAACACTTGTTTGACTAAGATTTGTAATATTACAGGAGCTAAGGCATAGATGTTAGATTCCAATGAGACTCGAATTCCAATCAACACCCGCCagtaaagaaagagaagaaagaaaacagacCGCGCTGCTACCGGTAGCATATGACGAACGATCCAACGCGAATAATAACGAAACGATCCTTATGTTTATGGAGGGCGATGCACTTATGTCGATTGGGTGCGACCGGTCGTCTTTGACGAGATACGATTAGAAAGTAGACTTAGACCTAGACAATAGACATTCCTTGAACCATGTACATTGATTGACTATATTTAACTGCCGATTTGAGCGTGATCCAACGTATCGCTCGGCATTGACAACTGCACCGTTAGTGAATCGTGTTCCCACTGTGAGTGCCTGAAACGCGTCGTACTCAACAAACTCAAAATCATCACCCTGGTTACCGCATTCCCGTCGCAATATCCGGACCTGCTTGACAACGACACAAAATAGTTTCAATTTCGAGTCAAACGAGATATACTGGCCCATGATGATTCTTGATAAGTTTAGATAAACCCTGGGTTACATCTGAGGTTTAAATTTGACTGCTAGTAAACATTTCTGACTGTCGATGGCAGTTCTTAGGAGTTGTTGTAGCTTCGCAATAATAACCCAGTTAGTTTGACAGACGGAGAAAATTGATTAGCATCGAtagaataagatattatactCCATAAATGTatcctatttaataaagttacTACTAAGCAATCCTAGAACTAGTCCTTCTACTGTTCCTGAAAAGCATACCCTGGTCCCGGTTAAAGAatagataatttaatatctaCCTAGGGTAAGTCTTTCTCCCCAAACTAGATCAACAACGCGTCTACATATCTTCATTCAACGGATCCCACTCCCATATACGCGAAGGGGGTCCAAACTCATATTGAATACGGTCAAAGTATGCCAGCGTATCGTCTCGCCAAATGTTTCGAGGTCCCGGCTGGGGTCTAAAATCCAGCCCTTGCCGAATCTCCTCCCTGCACATATCTCGTGTATGTAAGATGTGTCCATCTCCACAAGCAACCCACTTCTCTTTATCTTGTAGGTCGACTTCAAGGGTGCGCAACACTGGATCCAGATTGGTTACATGGTGGTACTCCGTGCTGAGGGACCTGAGGTGGAGGTTTTCTAATGATGGCATGGTTTCGATGCATGAAAAGACGGGTGACCATGGTCCGCCCACTAGCAGTATGCCATCAAGACACAGCTTTTTGATAGTGGGGTGGTTTGTTAAAAAGAGAACAATATCATCTTGTCGCAGGGGAAGACCACGCAGAGAAAGTTCCCTCAGACAGCCGAGTCTAATGTTCTGGCTGATATGAGCGAAAGTTCTGGTGTATtctggaagaaggagattaTCCgaatgatggagatgaaggtCCAGGGATGTGATATTTGGCATATACCCAAGAATTGTTGCTGCGCCAGTGAAATCCTCCACTCCAGACTCAAGATATTGACCAAGCTTGTAACGAAACTCCGCAGCAAAAGCATGACGAAAAAGACACTCTCCTTGAATGGGCGGTGTTTCAATGAGTGCATACGTTGAAAAACTCAGTCCGAAAGATTTGATGTTTTTGCAAGCATCTCTAAAGCCTTCCGAGCCTAGCGTTCTCAATTGATCGTCGACATGTCTCATTTGTACACTGCATAGCGGTGTGTCGCGAAAGATCTGGAGCTTTTCAAGCTGGATCCTGCTGTGGGATATCGCTGAAGTGACGATGCGGAAGGTTTGAGATGCTGCTGTCCAGATTGAGGGCCAACTTGAGTTCTGGTGGGCGGATCGGTACCATTTGTAATGCTCAGCTGGTCTGCAGGTCTTGGTGCGACCTGCGATGATACAGGCGTCTAAACTGATTGCACGAATATTGGTAGCATTTTCAAAGATGCTTGACAGCAAGTCAGTAACCTGGCCGACATCCGTGCTTGTATCTTGTTCGATTCTTGTGTTTATCCATCCCAGATCTCGCTGCGCCTCTTGTACTTCTTCATCCGTACAAGAT
This region includes:
- a CDS encoding related to glutamic acid decarboxylase: MGSLYHNDELEAVCSALQSITQRLASTTQDVKNDPIIKVAQPSDVPYLQKIGTPGQAHSIDQVLQEAFTAFDHRMRVNHPRFMGFIPSPTSPVAWLGDIVASAFNALGASKLQASGPVVIEKTLIEWLARRVGFPASAGGICVSGGSMANLMGIVLARDRFVPRGETGKAVAYLSDQTHYSVAKAMRMLGFDKEQIRRLPADEDFRLDPALLAKTIQDDRKAGLVPFLVVGTCGTTNTGAIDPLPEIAEICQREQIWLHVDGAYGASATLSATRHETVDGLKYADSMSWDAHKWLFQTYSCGLLLVKDKANLVRSFANEGDYLRDGVAIEDEDIPNFWNYSMELTRPASRAMKLWFTLRVIGVERIGEMIDHGFDLAERAEEELRKLPDWEIVSAASLGVITFRYAPEGLTKDELEIINTDISKSLISSNKAGILTTKVRGKVALRICALSPQLALDDMSEIIHEANLLATNSTNTSNGVKH
- a CDS encoding probable thiol-specific antioxidant → MSSAFVQRPAPDFSATTLFPGGEFRDIKLSDFKGQWVVLLFYPMDFTFVCPTEIIQYNNALDRFREINTTVLGVSTDSHFTHLAWVEKPRKQGGLGPDLELPLIADKSTKISRSYGVLIEDEGIALRGLFIIDPKGVLRQITVNDLPVGRDVEETIRLVKAFQFTDEYGEVCPAGWQEGGKTMKADPKGSLEYFNEQGENGAKA